The genomic interval TAATTGTCTATTTTGTATTGTATTGAGAGAAATAGTCAgccaattgaaattttttcactttcccactatttttttgttatcagTTTCTGTTGTAatgtccatttttttttcagagcTCAACATAATGCATTATAGTTTAATTCTGTAGCTAGTAGGTTGGCATGAACCATGTATAAAATGATTCTGTCAATCTTATTTTCTGATAAGATTgggatttttattttcgagAGGCCATATTGCGATTATTTTGCTGCAATCTTTATGAACTTTTTTGCTCATAATGTTGATCTTCATAACATGCTTGGCCGCCCCTAAGTTCCTGTTACTGAAGGAAAATAGACACCAGCAGCAACGAGTTTACCCCTGTCCcttgattctttttttccGTTTCTCTCTCAGTACCCAAATGCTGTTGCATATGCTTGCTTGTAAATTGGCATTGGATTCATTGTGGTGCAGGTTTCTGAATGGATGAGTGGCCAGGGCCTTGCGTTTTCCGTACATGATCATGCTGTGCAGTTGGATCTGATTGGGAAAGTTCGTGGCTTAGAGTCAGCAGAGACTTACTTCAATAGCTTGAATGACGAAGATAAAGTTGACAAACTTTATGGCGCTCTGCTGAATTGTTATGTCAGAGAAGGCCTTGTTGACGAGTCTCTTTCGCTTATGCAGAAGATGAAGGAGATGGGGTCTTTTGGGAGTGCTCTCAATTATAATGGCATCATGTGCCTATACACGAACACTGGCCAGCACGAGAAAATCCCTGATGTTCTGTTAGACATGAAGGAGAATGGTGTCCCCCCTGACAATTTTAGCTATAGAATTTGCATCAATTCTTATGGGGCAAGATCTGAGCTTAGCAGCATGGAGAATGTTCTACAAGAGATGGAGAGCCAGAGTCACATCTCCATGGACTGGGGTACTTATTCCACGGTAGCTAATTACTACATCATAGCAGGTCTTAAAGAGAAAGCAATAATCTATTTGAAAAAATGTGAAGATATTGTATCTAAATCTAAAGATGCCCTAGGCTATAATCACTTGATTTCACACTATTCAAGTCTCGGGAATAAAGATGAGATGATGAAGTTCTGGGGTCTCCAGAAAATAAAGTGTAAGAAGCAACTCAATAGGGATTACATAACGATGCTGGGTAGTTTAGTGAAGATTGGTGAACTCGAAGAAGCTGAAAAAATGCTTGAGGAGTGGGAATCATCTTGTTACTGTTATGATTTCCGAGTGCCAAATATAATCCTTTTGGGATATTCTCAAAAGGGAATGATTGAAAAGGCTGATGCCGTGCTTAAAGAAATAGTCAAAAAAGGGAAGACTCCAACTCCGAATAGTTGGTCTATTATTGCTGCAGGATATGCTGATAAGAACAATATGGAAAAGGCTTTTGAGTGCATGAAAGAAGCCCTAGCTGTGCATgaggaaaataaattttggaggccAAAACCTTCATTGGTGTCTAGCATATTGGATTGGCTTGGTGATAACAGAGATGTTGAAGAAGTAGAAGCTTTTGTAAGTTCACTGAAAATAAAGgttcaaaaaagaaacatgtaTCATGCCTTGACGGAGGCACATATCAGAAGCGGGCAAGAAGTGGATGGGCTGTTGGAGAGTATGAAAGCTGATGATATTGATGAAGACAAGTAAATAAAGGCGATCCTTAGTTCAAGATCGTGATAGGGTGAGCGTTTTGGTAGCTGCTGCTGGTATTCTTTACTAATCCGGGCATCTTGAGCTTCAGTTCATTCCACAACTGGGTGATGGTTCTAGCTTCACAGATGATTCTGATATTTTCTCGCAATGTGAATATAGAATCAAGAGCAGCACTGGAAAGTGATTTCCGGAACTGATGTAAGATGAATGATTCATCACATTTCGATTTGCTGTAGAGATTGGATTCATTTTGGTCAATTGagaatatatttattcttgattacatgatttcattttttgtacTACAGTATAACCTCAATAAGTTAATacttgataaattgataaattaattaaataatagtttttgtCCGTCCCCATTTAAGGCCAAGTGGCCAActtggtaaattaataattcaataattttattagacaattttttttcaaaaaatcatatttgccTTTGGGACCTGCTtactatataaattaataattacctaatttgaaactaaattTACATGATAAGTCATGCGGCTTCTGTAAAATATATTCTCAGTGTTGTTTgctaatttttagaatttatttgaaattagaTTTCATTTGTAACTCTTTTTGTAATGTAAAATCCAGTTTGTATTGTCATTTTGCAACAAGTGTGAGAGGGACTCTATATGTCATCtttaatatagaaaaataaatactatgtaatattataattactaccaaagataaataattactattcaaataaaatatagcaAATACTAAATTAAGGTAAATAAATGCTATAAATGTGatcatattttctaaaaataaagaattctttcgtaagttaataatttgttagtttatcgatatattaatatttactaaatgaATAGATTTTCTATGTTCCCGGTGCTATTACTTTATGAggttttattgtatttatcCAACTGATGCTTGAACATATGCatcaaaatttgtaaaacaATAATACAACATTTATATAGTTGAgatagtaatttatttttccacaattACATGGTTTAAATGCATAGTTTATATTTCACGTGTCGTTTATCATTTATTGCCATGTGTATGGTATTTGTTAGACAccattaatcttttaaaattttaacatctATCACAGTCATTAGATGACATATCAGACATGTCCGTAGAACATATCTGTAGAACATAAAGTCTttgtctattttattttttggtatcTTAATTGCGAAAGCTCtaaaaattgataacaaataaCTTTTACTTGATAGCCGCTGAAGTTTATTTAATACCAATGAACTTTCTCATGATACTTTAAGAGTTCCTATTCCACAGCAGTTAAGGCCCCAAGACTAAATGTAACCtgaaattgtaaattatatatttcaactatgtaaataaaatataaaaggcAGAGAAAATtgggttaaaaaaaacaatagaaaagCGCTGAAGAAGTCTACAATCTGTTTCATTAAACTGGACTCAAACTGGTTTATTATTTGGGCCTAAGTTTGGCAAGTCTAAAAAGCAGGCCCAATTATTATCCGGCCCATTTGATTTAGGCTGGGAGCCGAACTGACCCGTTAAGTCCCACCAGAAGCTGCTAAATCATCAACGTTCTCGACTCTCATCATCCCTATTTTCGTTTTCTCTTAACTGAGGAATCAAAATGGGCCGGGATCGAAACGACACTCACGCAGACAAAAACGGCACTGAAGCGGAAGAGGAACAAGAACTTGTTCCTTCATCGAAGTCGAAATCCAAATCAAAATCACGGGAGAGTTCGGATTCGGAGTCCGAAGATGACAGAAAGCACGTCAAAAGCGATAAAGGAAAGCATAAATCAGGAAAGCGTAAACGACACCGTAGCAGGAGCTATGAAGATTCAGACTCGGATTCGGATTCTTATTCGGAGTATTCTTCGTCTTCGTCGGAGTATTCGGAGTCGGAGTCGGATAGCGAAGAGGAGAGAAGGAGAAGTAAgagaaaggagaagaagagaaggagagagagggaagaggagagagaaaggaagaggaggaagagagagaaggagaagaagagaagagagaaggagaaaaggaaagagaataaaaggaaaaagaaaaaggagaagtTCGAGAGAGGGAAGAAAGGAGCCGTCACAAATTTGTGGGGCAAGTATGGGATTATTAGAGAAACTGACATGTGGTAAGTCATTGTTAGagcttttgaaaagaattatttttgcttcaattgatgaaaaattacttttttgttATCGTTATTGTTGTTGCTAATACTATTTGTTTTGCTGTTGGGGAAATTTAGAAGGCAAAATTTGAAGAGTGAAAGaatatatacatttatatataCTTCAGCTATATCCGTAATTGTTGTGCTTCTGTATGCTTTTGAAAGTGCAACAGCTAAAATGTTTAGTGTAAGCTAATGTTTATTTACTCGACAGCTAATCATTTCAGTTCCCTACAATTGGTACTTCTATCCAACATGTACACCTAACGTTTCGAAAGCCATTTTTTACGTTGTTTTTGTGGTCCTAAATTGGAATTCTTATTGAAATGGAGCCAAACTGTTCCTTCGATTTCGAGTAATGTAAATTCCATTCTTGTCAGCATGTGGCCTTTTGGAGTTTGAACATAAATGTGTGCATTTATCTATCTCATTTTTGTTTCTGTAGTTGTTAACGAGAAAACAAAAGTacctttttttgaaaattgggATATTATGTTCTTTAAGCATCACTATGCTGGTTTCCTGTTTGATTGGGTGAAATTACAGAAAGCCACTTCTCAATAGTAAATAATCAATCAGGCTTCTTGTTTTACGTTATGCTGCCAAGTAATGATATTCTCTGTATTTGTATTcttgaaaggaaagagaagGTTACTTGattcatgtttcttttgtCTCATTTAGTGATTCGGTGTTAGTGCTGTATTTTACACCTAATCCCTTTCTGTGTTTTGTTAGGAATAAGAGACCTGAGTTCACTGCATGGCTAGCTGAAGTAAAACAGGTGTTTAATCTTCCACTTGTTGTCTTCCTGTGCTTACTAACTACTATAttcgttttattttttgcctaTTTATGGGGTTTCAAAAGAATGGCATGGTTTTGGGATTGAACTTTAAAACTCATTTTGCTTTAtggtcatttttctttcttttatttttatggttgtttttgtttccatttcttttttaaataaactagcaaaatagatttatattttgaagtagTTTTTACATATAAGTTGCAGTAATAGAGTGAAAATCTGGGATTTTGAATTGGATTATGTTTTTGTAGGTGAACCTAGAAAGTCTGCCTAACTGGGAAGAGAAGCAAATGTTCAAACAGTAAGTACAAAAACTAACTTATTGCTTTCTGGTGCGtgacaaaaataatgatttgagAACTGCGTTTAGCACTTCGAAATTGATTTATGGTTTGATTGATTGCTATTTTAACCTTTTAAACCCATATTCTCATTTTACAGATTCATGGAGGATCACAATACAGCTACCTTTCCTTCCAAAAAGTAAGGTTCTATGTTGTTAGTGTTGATGCTTTTTCTTCATTCAGTTCGTTGAAAAGCCTTTTCATCatgaatgaaaaattcaaatcttttCCTCCAAAATAGTACCCCCCCCGAATATGTTTGTGCCCGTCCTACAGTCAGTATGAACCAGTTTATATGTTTAAGAAATTTGTTATCTAGCTGGTGTGATTTATTGTAAAGATTGAAGATCAAAGATCAAAGATACACATCATCCCTCTTTTAAAATTAGCTCTAATACTGGAGAgtgtattttgtttttgctttttcctcATCGGATTGTCAATATGATAAACCCAATGAACTGAATAgctattataaattaattttagctttttcttttatgtaaCTTGTGTTTGTGTGGTGGCAGGTACTATAACCTTGATGCTTATCACAAAcacaaaatggaaaaagaattgaagaaggGTATAACAAAGGTCCGGCAAAAAGAACGTACTGTATTCAACGATGAAGAACAGCGAAGGTATTTATAATGCTTGCTACGCTTTTGATTTATTCTGAGATTGAAAGTCATATACCAACCTAGGTTTGCTACAGTTTGCATGGATGATTATTGCACCCCTTGATTTtttaggagcagtattagctAAATGGTTGTCTGATTCAATAGCTGACACAGCTTTTCTTGTGTATATCTTTGTTTTGAATGGGATTCTGTTGAACTGCTCACTTGTGTTTATGTTGGTCATGATCTTGCAATTTTTTTGGAGCATTCTGATTTGTGAATCAAACTATgccaaatattaatttgtccTGAATGctttaatgttattttgatttatctGATTTGAATGTACCAATTCTCAAATGTAGTTTTTTAggttttgcattattttaataacaatataattttgattctgaAACTTTGTGAGGCTGCCTGCTTATTTGAGCATTTTCTGTTTTCTGTTTTCTGTTTTATTGTCTCTATGAATGACGATGCTACTCCTTGGTTACAGCATTGTAAAGAAAGTATTAGGTATCATGCCTTTCCTGTGAAATAAAGTGTGAAATTTGACCTTTTATCTGATGTGGTATTTCTTTGACTGTAATATATTGAGAAGGTATCTGGATGAGTATGTAATCTTTTGGTTACAGGGTTGACAACCCACATGGCCTTAACATGACAAATTTTTTCCCTGATATTTGCTAAGAGAAGGACCAGCAATGCTAACAAAATTcgagtttatttttaaacaataaccaaaagaaaatgtaagcAAGGCATAATCTGTCAGCCTTAAATATTGTACAGAATTTGGATTCTGTTTTCCCTTCATTTGTTCTCTGTTTTCCCTTCATTTGTTctttatatgtttttgtttcccTAGTCTTATCCAGAAGTTGTCTTTGACATTTCATTGGGAGATTTGAGTCTGTTGACCCACATTGTTGCAGCTGTTACATACTATGGATCTGTAACAATTTTGTTCTCTTTCAGACTAGAATTGCGGGAAGCACGTGaaaagaagaaggaagaaGAGGTGGAAGCTTTAAAGCGCTCTATGCAGAGTGGAATGGTTAGCCTTTATGTCATCactatgattttatttaacaattttgcAATCTTTAAAGCCACAGAAAATTGTGCTTGCTCACCTTTATCGATGTTTGAATTTCTAGGCTCAAGCAATGAAGGAACAAGCTCAGCTCAAGGAAGAGATGGCCTACCAGTACAAGATTGGCAACTTTGAGGTGAGGAAATCAAACTTTGTCTCTCTTTTAACTGTAATTTTCAATCGATTCCTTGCAACATTATTGATATGTTACCAATTTGTATCTTTAGGCTGCAGCTGCTATTCAAAGAAGGTTGGACCCAGATGTTGCCATGTAAGAAAGGTGGCTGGCTACATCGTGGGGAACTGTTCACGGTTAACTTTCACATTCAATTTATAAGGTGCATATGATCCCTACCAATATCAAGATATACTGTGAAATCTTTTCTGTCTTGTTCCCTCTGTTAGGGAGATGGCCAGATCAACTTCCTGTTCGAGATAAACCATTTTGAGGCTCAGTTTCTGTGGTGCTACATTTTTTACAGATCCTTACGTGTAGACATTTTTGGCTGCTGCTGTATTACACAACGTCTATTTCAACTCTCTTATATGCATTTTACTAAGAGAGTAGTATGGAGATGCGTGGATGATTGAGATGATGCAAGATATTTGCAATATGTTGCCCCTGTAGGATGATTCTATTAGTTGTATCATCATTATACTGTAGTTGTATTTCATATCTGGATACAATGTGGAGTAAGCATTTATTTCGAAACCAATTAGCTGTTCTTACGgaagcatatatatatatatattggtggAGACTTGACAGTAGGTAGGGCTAATTTTCAAtggattttgttggctttGGAAATAAGTTCTTCTTTAAATGCTTCTATATCAGAAGAGGCTATAGAAACATTGTCTTGTTCTAGTACaccaatcttgctagattgagcACTATCAGGGGCTATTTGGATTTtactagatgaggaagaagaagcttCTATTCTATCTAGTTGTTCTTTAATGGCTTtggcaaaatctgattttgactcttgaacaagTTTTTgactagttttcgaaacctgaaa from Citrus sinensis cultivar Valencia sweet orange chromosome 9, DVS_A1.0, whole genome shotgun sequence carries:
- the LOC102620482 gene encoding pentatricopeptide repeat-containing protein At4g21705, mitochondrial-like; the protein is MASKLFSTIFNNKRNFTKTNLEIFTRAYRAVKPVARNNLYSRISPLGDPDVSLTPVLDQWVLEGQKISELELQRVIRQLRSRKRFKHALQVSEWMSGQGLAFSVHDHAVQLDLIGKVRGLESAETYFNSLNDEDKVDKLYGALLNCYVREGLVDESLSLMQKMKEMGSFGSALNYNGIMCLYTNTGQHEKIPDVLLDMKENGVPPDNFSYRICINSYGARSELSSMENVLQEMESQSHISMDWGTYSTVANYYIIAGLKEKAIIYLKKCEDIVSKSKDALGYNHLISHYSSLGNKDEMMKFWGLQKIKCKKQLNRDYITMLGSLVKIGELEEAEKMLEEWESSCYCYDFRVPNIILLGYSQKGMIEKADAVLKEIVKKGKTPTPNSWSIIAAGYADKNNMEKAFECMKEALAVHEENKFWRPKPSLVSSILDWLGDNRDVEEVEAFVSSLKIKVQKRNMYHALTEAHIRSGQEVDGLLESMKADDIDEDK
- the LOC102620193 gene encoding vicilin-like seed storage protein At2g18540; translation: MGRDRNDTHADKNGTEAEEEQELVPSSKSKSKSKSRESSDSESEDDRKHVKSDKGKHKSGKRKRHRSRSYEDSDSDSDSYSEYSSSSSEYSESESDSEEERRRSKRKEKKRRREREEERERKRRKREKEKKRREKEKRKENKRKKKKEKFERGKKGAVTNLWGKYGIIRETDMWNKRPEFTAWLAEVKQVNLESLPNWEEKQMFKQFMEDHNTATFPSKKYYNLDAYHKHKMEKELKKGITKVRQKERTVFNDEEQRRLELREAREKKKEEEVEALKRSMQSGMAQAMKEQAQLKEEMAYQYKIGNFEAAAAIQRRLDPDVAM